A genome region from Cervus elaphus chromosome 18, mCerEla1.1, whole genome shotgun sequence includes the following:
- the LOC122674622 gene encoding olfactory receptor-like protein OLF3, giving the protein MGADNQTWAREFILLGLSSDWDTQVALFVLFSVTYLLTLLGNVLIVLLIRLDGRLHTPMYFFLSNLSLVDVSYATSIVPQMLAHFLEEHKGIPYVSCAAQLFFSLGLGGTEFVLLAVMAYDRYVAVCDPLRYPVIMHRGLCARLAVTSWLSGSVNSLIHTAITFQLPMCTNKYIDHISCEILAVVRLACVDDTSNEISVMVSSIVLLMTPFCLVLLSYIRIVSTILKIQSTEGRNKAFHTCASHLTVVVLCYGMAIFTYIQPSSSPSVLQEKLISVFYAILIPMLNPMIYSLRNKEVKRAWQKLLGQLFGLTSKLAT; this is encoded by the coding sequence ATGGGAGCAGATAACCAGACTTGGGCGAGAGAATTCATTCTCCTCGGCCTGTCCAGTGACTGGGACACTCAGGTGGCTCTCTTCGTCCTATTCTCGGTCACTTACCTGCTGACCCTGCTGGGGAACGTCCTCATTGTCCTTCTGATCAGACTGGACGGCCGACTCCACActcccatgtatttcttcctcagCAACCTCTCCCTCGTGGATGTCTCCTACGCTACGAGCATCGTTCCTCAGATGCTGGCGCACTTCCTTGAGGAACATAAAGGGATCCCCTATGTGAGCTGTGCGGCTCAGTTATTCTTCTCCCTGGGCCTGGGGGGGACTGAGTTTGTTCTCCTGgccgtgatggcctatgaccgctatgtggctgTGTGCGACCCCCTGAGATACCCGGTCATCATGCACAGAGGGCTCTGTGCTAGGCTGGCCGTCACATCCTGGCTCAGTGGCTCTgtcaactctctcatccatactgCCATCACCTTTCAGCTGCCCATGTGCACGAACAAGTATATTGATCACATATCCTGTGAAATCCTAGCTGTGGTCAGGCTGGCCTGTGTGGACGACACCTCCAATGAGATCTCAGTAATGGTTTCTAGCATTGTCTTGCTGATGACACCTTTCTGCCTGGTTCTCCTGTCCTACATCAGGATCGTCTCCACCATCCTAAAGATCCAGTCCACAGAGGGGAGAAACAAAGCCTTCCACACCTGCGCCTCTCACCTCACAGTGGTTGTCCTGTGCTATGGTATGGCCATTTTCACTTACATCCAGCCCAGTTCCAGCCCTTCTGTGCTTCAGGAGAAGCTGATCTCTGTTTTCTATGCCATTTTGATACCCATGCTGAACCCCATGATTTACAGTCTAAGGAATAAGGAGGTGAAGAGAGCTTGGCAGAAACTACTAGGACAATTATTTGGATTAACGTCGAAACTGGCAACTTGA
- the LOC122674608 gene encoding olfactory receptor-like protein OLF3, whose translation MGADNQTWVREFILLGLSSDWDTQVALFVLFSVTYLLTLLGNVLIVLLIRLDGRLHTPMYFFLSNLSLVDVSYATSIVPQMLAHFLAEHKGIPCVSCAAQLFFSLGLGGTEFVLLAVMAYDRYVAVCDPLRYPVIMHGGLCARLAVTSWLSGSVNSLVQTTITFQLPMCTNKYIDHISCELLAVVRLACVDTSSNEVAIMVSSIVLLMTPFCLVLLSYIRIISTILKIQSTEGRKKAFHTCASHLTVVVLCYGMAIFTYIQPNSVPSVLQEKLISLFYAILTPMLNPMIYSVRNKEVKGAWQKLLGQLSGLTLKLAA comes from the coding sequence ATGGGAGCAGATAACCAGACTTGGGTGAGAGAATTCATTCTCCTCGGCCTGTCCAGTGACTGGGACACTCAGGTGGCTCTCTTCGTCCTATTCTCGGTCACTTACCTGCTGACCCTGCTGGGGAACGTCCTCATTGTCCTTCTGATCAGACTGGACGGCCGACTCCACActcccatgtatttcttcctcagCAACCTCTCCCTCGTGGATGTCTCCTACGCCACGAGCATCGTTCCTCAGATGCTGGCACACTTCCTTGCGGAACATAAAGGGATCCCCTGCGTGAGCTGTGCGGCTCAGTTATTCTTCTCCCTGGGCCTGGGGGGGACTGAGTTTGTTCTCCTGgccgtgatggcctatgaccgctatgtggctgTGTGCGACCCCCTGAGATACCCGGTCATCATGCACGGAGGGCTCTGTGCTAGGCTGGCCGTCACATCCTGGCTCAGTGGCTCTGTCAACTCTCTTGTGCAGACCACCATCACCTTTCAGTTGCCCATGTGCACGAACAAGTATATTGATCACATAtcctgtgaactcttagctgtggtcAGGCTGGCCTGTGTGGACACCTCCTCCAATGAGGTGGCCATCATGGTTTCTAGTATTGTCTTGCTGATGACACCTTTCTGCCTGGTTCTCCTCTCCTACATCAGGATCATCTCCACTATCCTAAAGATCCAGTCCACAGAGGGGagaaagaaagccttccacaCCTGCGCCTCTCACCTCACAGTGGTTGTCCTGTGCTATGGTATGGCCATTTTCACTTACATCCAGCCCAATTCTGTCCCTTCTGTGCTTCAGGAGAAGTTGATCTCTCTCTTCTATGCCATTTTGACACCCATGCTGAACCCCATGATTTACAGTGTAAGGAATAAGGAGGTGAAGGGGGCCTGGCAGAAACTACTAGGGCAATTATCTGGATTAACATTGAAACTAGCAGCTTGA